One window of the Hyphomicrobiales bacterium genome contains the following:
- a CDS encoding SprT family zinc-dependent metalloprotease — MLEINGNDVPIQIKHNDRAKRYTLRMPQVGTTPILTIPKYGTHDEAIDFARRHTGWLAARIADRPELTAFEPDVLVPLRGEPHRLVSSGKARGVIQVINEEPTPHLSVSGDPRHFERRVTDWLKEQARADITAACHHHANNLGLHFRSISIRDQRTRWGSCSTGARLNFSWRLILAPPEVLDYVAAHEVAHLQEMNHKPQFWALVEKTCPEMELHKTWLRRHGTTLHSYGSL, encoded by the coding sequence ATGCTTGAGATCAACGGCAATGACGTGCCGATCCAAATCAAACATAATGACCGCGCGAAAAGATATACACTGCGCATGCCGCAAGTGGGCACAACGCCAATTTTGACAATTCCCAAATATGGAACCCATGACGAAGCCATCGATTTTGCGCGGCGTCATACAGGTTGGCTTGCGGCCCGCATTGCTGATCGACCTGAATTGACCGCGTTTGAACCGGATGTTTTAGTGCCTTTGCGCGGTGAACCGCATCGATTGGTCTCCAGCGGTAAGGCGCGCGGCGTGATTCAAGTCATCAATGAGGAGCCAACGCCTCATTTAAGTGTGTCTGGTGACCCGCGCCACTTTGAGCGGCGGGTAACAGACTGGCTGAAAGAGCAAGCAAGAGCAGACATCACCGCTGCTTGCCATCATCATGCCAACAATCTGGGGCTTCATTTCCGTTCTATCTCAATTAGAGACCAAAGAACCCGCTGGGGATCTTGTTCAACGGGTGCCCGTTTGAATTTTTCGTGGCGTTTGATCTTAGCGCCACCTGAGGTTTTGGACTATGTAGCGGCACATGAAGTCGCTCATCTTCAAGAAATGAATCATAAACCGCAGTTTTGGGCCCTTGTTGAGAAAACATGTCCTGAGATGGAATTGCATAAAACGTGGCTTAGACGACATGGTACAACGCTTCATTCTTATGGTTCGTTATAA
- a CDS encoding Flp family type IVb pilin yields the protein MKLFKQFRKDEKGATAIEYGLIAALISVVIIAALNALGPQLDAAFTGVSNAVTEANVTAGTNDLTSN from the coding sequence ATGAAACTTTTTAAACAATTCCGTAAAGACGAAAAAGGCGCGACAGCAATCGAATATGGTTTGATCGCGGCTCTTATCTCAGTTGTAATCATCGCTGCGCTTAACGCGCTCGGCCCACAGCTTGACGCTGCATTTACTGGCGTATCTAACGCTGTTACTGAAGCTAACGTAACAGCTGGTACAAATGATCTTACAAGTAACTAA
- a CDS encoding prepilin peptidase yields MAYIVLILFSALMLYVTYSDLTSYTLPNFISILLVVGFCLVMLIIQPPLAAFGWHVGVGAILFVVGFVLFATGLFGGGDVKVIAALGLWLGPSNVLPFITMMAILGGVLALALLIFRKIKIPQNWLKNSAIAGLHSKEEGIPYGVAIAFAALIEFPKTEILARISAL; encoded by the coding sequence ATGGCTTACATTGTGCTTATATTGTTTTCGGCTTTAATGTTATATGTCACTTATTCGGATTTAACGTCATATACTCTGCCAAATTTCATCTCAATTTTGTTGGTGGTTGGTTTCTGCCTTGTGATGTTAATCATCCAACCCCCTCTTGCCGCGTTTGGTTGGCATGTTGGTGTTGGTGCTATTTTATTCGTCGTTGGCTTCGTTTTATTCGCAACAGGTTTGTTTGGCGGCGGTGACGTGAAGGTTATAGCAGCCCTTGGCCTTTGGTTGGGGCCGTCGAATGTTTTGCCGTTTATAACAATGATGGCGATACTAGGCGGTGTTTTAGCCTTAGCCTTGCTCATTTTCCGGAAAATTAAAATCCCGCAAAATTGGTTGAAAAACAGCGCTATCGCGGGACTTCATTCCAAAGAAGAAGGCATCCCCTATGGTGTCGCAATTGCTTTTGCTGCTTTAATAGAATTTCCAAAAACGGAAATACTTGCGAGAATTTCAGCGTTGTAG
- the cpaB gene encoding Flp pilus assembly protein CpaB, translated as MSPTRILILGIGFVAAIVAAVLAVNLTSSEPQVVRQVASEPSIKTTKILVTKKRLKRGDAVTGKDLAWADWPSSSVTDRHITKSKKPKAITEFAGTRVRIGMEKGDPAHASKFIGKGQGFLASVLTKGMRAVSTKVSPGTAAGGFILPDDRVDLMMTRTLGEGEDEEYKTEPVLTNIRVLAIDQIVQEKDGQSVVVGKTATLELNDEQVRILTIAQQVADRMTLALRSLSDASEEPKSPAVYLIGRGEDGKDLKKSTVSVVRYGTREEVKAK; from the coding sequence ATGAGTCCGACGCGCATATTAATTTTGGGAATTGGTTTTGTTGCTGCAATCGTTGCGGCTGTTTTAGCTGTAAACTTGACATCTAGCGAACCGCAAGTGGTTCGCCAAGTGGCCAGTGAGCCATCCATCAAAACAACAAAAATATTGGTTACGAAGAAACGTCTTAAACGAGGCGATGCTGTAACTGGTAAAGACCTCGCATGGGCTGACTGGCCAAGTAGCTCAGTCACTGACCGACACATTACCAAAAGCAAAAAACCTAAAGCGATTACTGAATTTGCAGGAACGCGGGTCCGTATTGGTATGGAAAAAGGTGATCCCGCTCATGCAAGCAAGTTCATTGGCAAAGGCCAAGGGTTCTTAGCTTCAGTTCTGACTAAAGGTATGCGGGCTGTTTCTACTAAAGTGTCGCCAGGAACAGCGGCTGGAGGATTTATTCTTCCAGATGACCGCGTCGATCTGATGATGACAAGAACCTTAGGTGAAGGCGAAGACGAAGAATATAAGACAGAGCCAGTTCTCACCAATATTCGTGTTCTCGCAATTGATCAGATTGTTCAGGAAAAAGACGGTCAGTCTGTTGTTGTTGGTAAGACTGCAACACTTGAACTTAATGATGAGCAAGTGAGAATTTTGACTATTGCTCAACAAGTTGCAGATCGCATGACACTGGCTTTGAGAAGCTTGAGTGACGCGTCTGAGGAGCCAAAATCTCCTGCAGTTTATCTAATTGGACGTGGTGAAGACGGCAAAGACCTTAAGAAAAGTACAGTTTCTGTCGTGCGTTATGGCACGCGTGAAGAAGTGAAAGCAAAGTAG
- a CDS encoding type II and III secretion system protein family protein: MIKTRNSFSTLAVLIRFARMSVLPLLAAVVALTTLQTDAIAADKKNSLQVIRTSTVGATKNVSLGLDKSLVIELPRDVRDVLVANPEIADAIVRTARKIFLIGNQVGQTNIFMFDKAGNTVLSLNLAVERDILPLADLIEKYVPGSDVTVEIVNDNIVLTGSVPNPISARRVSDLAQAFVSGGEATTGQFTQTAVSGQNGGDSAISNPDGQGRQQSQIINLLKIEGEDQVHLKVVVAEIRRSVLKQLGISLQAIRNNASTFNLTREAVAGAVGSFQPGGGAASFSRTFGSTTFNSTINALERANVLRTLAEPTLTAQSGREATFLAGGEVNLPTSSSIEDGVVTVETTARTVGVSLSFTPVVQSAERISITLNTEVSAVDPTQANTDSGGVAFPGISIRRASSTIELPSGGTMIVGGLLKDELRRTSNGLPYLKNLPVLGPLFGSSGFTRNETELVIMATPYLVRPTARKNLARPDKNFATPSDTGTYLFNQINRIYGGKTGANGKYHGRVGFIYD; encoded by the coding sequence GTGATTAAAACAAGAAACTCATTTTCCACCTTGGCTGTGCTTATCCGCTTCGCGCGTATGTCTGTACTGCCTTTATTAGCCGCAGTTGTCGCATTGACAACCTTGCAAACAGACGCGATTGCTGCAGATAAAAAAAATAGCCTTCAAGTCATTAGAACGAGCACTGTTGGTGCTACCAAAAACGTGTCACTTGGGTTGGACAAGTCACTTGTTATCGAATTACCGCGTGATGTTCGTGATGTTTTGGTTGCAAACCCTGAAATCGCTGATGCGATTGTCAGAACAGCACGGAAAATCTTTTTGATCGGCAATCAAGTTGGTCAAACAAACATTTTCATGTTCGATAAAGCAGGTAACACAGTTCTTAGTCTTAATTTGGCTGTTGAACGTGATATTTTGCCGCTCGCAGATCTTATTGAAAAATATGTGCCGGGTTCTGACGTTACAGTCGAAATCGTCAATGACAACATCGTGTTAACTGGCTCAGTTCCAAACCCAATCTCTGCACGCCGTGTTTCTGATTTAGCGCAAGCGTTTGTATCAGGCGGTGAGGCTACAACCGGCCAGTTCACGCAGACGGCGGTTAGTGGACAAAATGGTGGCGATTCAGCAATCTCCAATCCGGATGGCCAAGGCCGTCAGCAATCGCAAATCATCAACCTTTTGAAAATTGAAGGCGAAGATCAAGTGCACCTTAAAGTGGTTGTCGCTGAGATCAGACGTAGTGTTTTGAAACAGCTTGGGATTAGTCTCCAAGCGATCCGAAACAACGCTTCAACCTTTAATTTAACCCGCGAAGCGGTTGCGGGTGCTGTTGGGTCTTTCCAACCGGGCGGCGGCGCAGCTTCCTTCAGTAGGACTTTTGGAAGCACAACCTTTAATTCGACAATTAACGCCTTGGAACGGGCAAATGTGTTGCGGACACTGGCTGAACCAACACTAACGGCACAATCTGGACGTGAAGCAACGTTCCTTGCTGGTGGTGAAGTCAACCTTCCAACATCATCATCAATCGAAGATGGGGTTGTTACAGTCGAAACAACTGCACGAACTGTTGGTGTATCTCTTTCCTTCACACCAGTGGTGCAGTCTGCTGAACGCATCAGTATTACGTTGAATACAGAGGTGAGTGCCGTTGATCCAACGCAAGCTAATACTGACTCTGGTGGCGTTGCTTTCCCAGGTATATCTATTCGCAGAGCATCGTCAACAATCGAACTTCCATCTGGTGGTACGATGATTGTTGGTGGTCTTTTGAAAGATGAGCTACGCCGCACATCAAATGGTCTGCCTTATCTGAAAAACTTACCGGTTCTTGGTCCGCTATTTGGTAGCTCAGGCTTTACTCGTAATGAAACTGAGTTGGTGATCATGGCAACACCTTATCTGGTGCGCCCAACAGCTCGCAAAAACCTTGCTCGCCCTGACAAGAACTTCGCAACTCCATCGGACACTGGGACATATTTGTTTAACCAGATCAACCGCATCTATGGCGGAAAGACCGGTGCCAACGGGAAATATCATGGGCGTGTCGGCTTTATCTA